One segment of Desmodus rotundus isolate HL8 chromosome 6, HLdesRot8A.1, whole genome shotgun sequence DNA contains the following:
- the MFAP3 gene encoding microfibril-associated glycoprotein 3 isoform X1 yields the protein MKPHCCLFTLVVSVAMPAAFVLEDVGFNHVDPLGTNHSSSNISFPPSFELSAGSHTGDDVIIAKEGASVSIECLLTVEHYGDVHWYNSKGQQLDDRGRGGKWLVSDNFLNITNVAFDDRGLYTCFVTSPVRASYSVTLRVIFTSGDMSIYYMIVCLIAFTITLILNVTRLCMMSSHLRKTEKAINEFFRTEGAEKLQKAFEIAKRIPIITSAKTLELAKVTQFKTMEFARYIEELARSVPLPPLILNCRAFVEEMFEAVRMDDPDDMGERIKERPALNAQGGIFVINPEMGRSNSPAGDSDDGSLNEQGQEIAVQVSVHLQSETKSIGTDSQDSSHFSPPDDTGSAESNSNYKDGAYENCQL from the exons ATGAAGCCACATTGTTGTTTATTCACTTTAGTGGTGAGTGTTGCTATGCCAGCTGCTTTTGTTTTGGAAGATGTAGGCTTCAACCACGTAGACCCACTGGGAACAAATCATAGTTCTTCCAATATATCATTTCCTCCAAGCTTTGAACTCTCAGCAGGCTCCCACACAGGTGATGATGTCATCATAGCCAAAGAGGGAGCTAGTGTTTCAATTGAGTGTCTTCTCACAGTCGAGCACTATGGAGATGTCCATTGGTACAACTCGAAAGGACAGCAGCTggatgacagaggcagag GTGGAAAATGGTTGGTTTCTGATAACTTCCTGAATATCACCAACGTAGCCTTTGATGACCGTGGGCTCTATACATGTTTCGTCACCTCTCCAGTCCGTGCCTCCTACTCTGTCACCCTGCGTGTTATCTTCACCTCAGGAGACATGAGTATCTACTACATGATTGTTTGCCTGATTGCCTTTACGATCACTCTCATCTTGAATGTCACACGGCTCTGCATGATGAGTAGCCACCTTCGTAAGACTGAAAAGGCTATCAATGAATTCTTCAGAACTGAAGGGGCTGAGAAACTTCAGAAGGCCTTTGAGATTGCAAAACGCATCCCCATCATCACCTCCGCCAAGACCCTGGAGCtcgccaaagtcacacagtttaAGACCATGGAGTTTGCTCGTTACATAGAAGAACTGGCACGAAGCGTCCCTCTTCCACCACTTATTCTAAACTGCAGGGCCTTTGTTGAGGAAATGTTTGAGGCTGTGCGAATGGATGACCCTGATGACATGGGAGAAAGAATCAAAGAGAGACCTGCCTTGAACGCTCAAGGTGGCATCTTTGTCATTAACCCAGAGATGGGGCGAAGTAACTCACCAGCAGGGGATTCAGATGATGGTTCTCTGAACGAACAAGGCCAGGAGATCGCAGTTCAGGTTTCTGTCCACCTTCAGTCAGAGACCAAAAGTATTGGTACAGATTCTCAAGACAGCAGTCACTTCAGCCCGCCTGATGATACGGGATCTGCCGAGTCGAACTCTAACTACAAAGATGGGGCGTATGAAAACTGCCAGCTTTGA
- the MFAP3 gene encoding microfibril-associated glycoprotein 3 isoform X2 yields the protein MSIYYMIVCLIAFTITLILNVTRLCMMSSHLRKTEKAINEFFRTEGAEKLQKAFEIAKRIPIITSAKTLELAKVTQFKTMEFARYIEELARSVPLPPLILNCRAFVEEMFEAVRMDDPDDMGERIKERPALNAQGGIFVINPEMGRSNSPAGDSDDGSLNEQGQEIAVQVSVHLQSETKSIGTDSQDSSHFSPPDDTGSAESNSNYKDGAYENCQL from the coding sequence ATGAGTATCTACTACATGATTGTTTGCCTGATTGCCTTTACGATCACTCTCATCTTGAATGTCACACGGCTCTGCATGATGAGTAGCCACCTTCGTAAGACTGAAAAGGCTATCAATGAATTCTTCAGAACTGAAGGGGCTGAGAAACTTCAGAAGGCCTTTGAGATTGCAAAACGCATCCCCATCATCACCTCCGCCAAGACCCTGGAGCtcgccaaagtcacacagtttaAGACCATGGAGTTTGCTCGTTACATAGAAGAACTGGCACGAAGCGTCCCTCTTCCACCACTTATTCTAAACTGCAGGGCCTTTGTTGAGGAAATGTTTGAGGCTGTGCGAATGGATGACCCTGATGACATGGGAGAAAGAATCAAAGAGAGACCTGCCTTGAACGCTCAAGGTGGCATCTTTGTCATTAACCCAGAGATGGGGCGAAGTAACTCACCAGCAGGGGATTCAGATGATGGTTCTCTGAACGAACAAGGCCAGGAGATCGCAGTTCAGGTTTCTGTCCACCTTCAGTCAGAGACCAAAAGTATTGGTACAGATTCTCAAGACAGCAGTCACTTCAGCCCGCCTGATGATACGGGATCTGCCGAGTCGAACTCTAACTACAAAGATGGGGCGTATGAAAACTGCCAGCTTTGA